One window of Strigops habroptila isolate Jane chromosome Z, bStrHab1.2.pri, whole genome shotgun sequence genomic DNA carries:
- the LOC115600635 gene encoding relaxin-3-like — MWTNLRLLCAVAALLCAAALGPHRARGAAPAVSPTGGPDGYGMKLCGREFIRAVIFTCGGSRWKRLSALAMEPTPATDSAQPASNKLLGNLKLQSILGPEVEQPQRSSQTLGWEMINDLYNLNDNNENVPVADDFKEFVRQVEEAVKKERGGTGIANPMGSNNYLWARYPRRKRESLGLAGICCKWGCTKAEISAICRV, encoded by the exons ATGTGGACCAACCTGCGGCTGTTGTGCGCTGTGGCGGCGCTGCTCTGCGCCGCGGCGCTCGGTCCGCACCGTGCCCGGGGCGCAGCGCCCGCCGTGTCTCCTACGGGCGGGCCCGATGGGTACGGGATGAAGCTGTGCGGGCGGGAGTTCATCCGCGCCGTCATCTTCACCTGCGGCGGGTCCCGCTGGAAGCGCCTATCCGCGTTGGCCATGGAGCCGACGCCCGCGACCG ATTCTGCACAGCCAGCAAGTAACAAACTACTGGGAAACTTGAAGCTGCAATCAATTTTGGGTCCTGAAGTGGAGCAGCCACAGAGAAGCAGCCAAACTCTTGGATGGGAGATGATTAATGACTTGTATAATTTGAATGACAATAATGAGAATGTACCTGTGGCAGATGACTTTAAAGAATTTGTTCGCCAGGTAGAGGAGGCTGTTAAGAAAGAGAGGGGGGGAACAGGAATTGCAAACCCCATGGGGTCAAACAATTACCTTTGGGCCAGGTATCCCAGAAGAAAACGTGAATCTCTGGGTTTGGCAGGAATATGTTGCAAATGGGGCTGTACAAAAGCTGAAATTAGTGCCATATGCAGAGTTTAA